A single genomic interval of Vicinamibacterales bacterium harbors:
- the folK gene encoding 2-amino-4-hydroxy-6-hydroxymethyldihydropteridine diphosphokinase, translated as MFSSELRPVAVALGSNIGDRTSHLKYAVARLGSLLVGMQVSTFVETQPEGVVSQPAFLNAAVVGQSAEAPTELLTALMMIEKERARTRPFPGAPRTLDLDLLLVGDLVNSSPSLELPHPRFRERRFVLEPLLEIAPDMVDPVTELTVTKLLERLDLRT; from the coding sequence ATTTTTTCATCTGAGCTTCGTCCGGTAGCGGTTGCCCTTGGTAGTAACATCGGTGACCGGACCTCTCATCTGAAGTATGCCGTAGCTCGGCTTGGCTCGCTCTTAGTCGGCATGCAGGTCTCAACTTTCGTCGAGACTCAGCCGGAAGGCGTGGTGTCCCAGCCGGCGTTTTTGAACGCCGCTGTCGTTGGTCAGAGTGCCGAAGCACCAACTGAGCTTCTGACGGCGCTCATGATGATTGAGAAGGAACGGGCGCGGACCCGCCCGTTCCCCGGCGCACCCCGTACACTCGACCTCGATCTCCTCCTCGTTGGTGACCTAGTCAATTCGTCACCAAGCCTTGAGTTACCGCACCCACGGTTCCGGGAGCGTCGGTTCGTGCTTGAGCCACTCTTAGAGATCGCACCTGATATGGTCGACCCGGTGACCGAGCTGACCGTTACTAAGTTGCTGGAGCGTCTTGACTTACGTACTTGA
- a CDS encoding TraR/DksA family transcriptional regulator, whose amino-acid sequence MNISQYKDALLRKRAEILSEVGAKPLQTTMDNNTRQGDLADQASGNNEVHIRLKLKQTDAKILQAIEEALYRMEKGNYGECLDCGEAIAPARLNAIPWTRMCITCKEKQAS is encoded by the coding sequence ATGAACATATCCCAGTACAAAGATGCGTTGTTGCGAAAACGTGCGGAGATCTTGTCAGAAGTTGGCGCCAAGCCACTCCAAACGACAATGGATAACAATACGCGGCAGGGCGATCTGGCTGACCAGGCCAGTGGCAACAACGAAGTTCATATTCGGTTAAAGCTTAAGCAGACCGACGCAAAGATTCTCCAAGCTATCGAAGAAGCACTCTACCGTATGGAGAAGGGTAATTACGGAGAGTGTTTGGATTGCGGTGAGGCAATTGCGCCAGCGCGATTGAATGCCATTCCGTGGACCCGAATGTGCATTACCTGTAAGGAGAAGCAAGCAAGCTGA
- a CDS encoding ABC transporter ATP-binding protein — protein MIELRSVSKTVKSGDQSLTILHPLDLFIPSGQCVSVVGPSGSGKSTLLGLIAGLDTPTTGEILIDGIEITNLDEDTMAGLRGSKIGFVFQFFHLIPSLSAIENILVPLEISGATGARKKAEGLLENVGLLGRAHHYPSQLSGGEQQRVAIARALANNPPILLADEPTGNLDSENGHHVVEILLDVNRRLGTTVVLVTHDNELAGISEINLAMRDGLVERSEVVRSPAQTSRDD, from the coding sequence ATGATTGAACTTCGGAGTGTGTCGAAGACCGTGAAGAGTGGTGACCAGTCGCTCACCATCTTGCATCCACTGGATCTATTTATCCCATCCGGACAATGTGTGTCGGTCGTTGGCCCTTCGGGGAGTGGGAAATCAACGCTTCTTGGACTTATCGCGGGTCTCGACACTCCGACGACTGGTGAAATCCTCATTGACGGCATCGAAATCACTAACCTCGATGAGGATACGATGGCCGGTCTACGTGGATCCAAGATTGGCTTCGTTTTTCAATTCTTTCATCTAATTCCTTCACTAAGTGCTATTGAGAATATTCTTGTTCCACTCGAAATCTCTGGAGCAACGGGTGCTCGAAAAAAAGCCGAGGGGCTTCTGGAGAACGTAGGGTTGCTCGGGCGAGCTCACCATTATCCGTCGCAGCTGTCAGGTGGAGAGCAGCAGAGGGTTGCCATTGCTCGTGCATTAGCTAATAACCCACCGATTCTGCTTGCTGATGAACCGACGGGTAACCTTGATAGCGAGAATGGTCATCACGTTGTCGAAATATTACTCGATGTGAATCGTCGGCTCGGTACGACAGTTGTACTTGTTACTCACGATAACGAACTTGCCGGGATTTCGGAAATCAACTTAGCAATGCGCGATGGACTGGTCGAGCGTAGTGAAGTTGTTCGGTCGCCCGCGCAGACATCACGGGACGACTGA
- a CDS encoding FtsX-like permease family protein, whose protein sequence is MRTHFQTSIRFVLGMIFREIRASWVRLAFFFVCVAVGVGAIVGVRSIIQSARATLLHESRTLLAADVLVQSREPWTTAGRNLVEAQLNTVPVLERIESIETTTMVRPADPAKAVAKMVELRGVEPGFPFYGELQLVGGVKFVPEMLNNYGALVRPELLAQLDIEVGDQVIIGNDLYEIRGVVLAEPGHQLSAFSFGPRVLIDHDALAQSGLLGFGSRARYQTLIRIDEVYIDPLVEQLRNDFEGTYLRAWSYRSTENRLSRNFKRAEDYLSLIGFVIVILGGIGVWSVTQVFIQQKLRSIAILKCLGANTLQLLCVYMLQVIILAFGGSLLGVGIARVMLMAMPTNIVAEYGDITYGLTGSAIVQGIGIGLLVSFLFALLPLLDVRHVRPLLLLRETGARLTKRIDWLRVVAGGLIMVALVIVASWQADSWRVGAYVSGGFASVTVALHFAAAGLVRVVTPLSRATWFPLRHAVISLRRPGNQTRTILLAVGLGSFFLIGIRALQVNLLREFAVEMREDVPDMFLLDIQQDQADGVREFLETRSSGETAALLPVLRGRMTGAESSALNLGGAEDVRGRGPLGREYVVTYRDGLEENERYLDGGPWSDDLSITEVSIEESIRERFDIDVGDTISFEVLGRVVRARVASVREVQWSDTRRGGFMFVFRPDAFVTAPHYYIAMVRGPDGADDRGRLQRDLVGRYSNISIIDVRDVMASAKEIIGGVTLAISVIGAITVFMGGLILVGSVAMTKFQRLYEAAIFKTLGANSRTIAMMLVIEYGGLGILAGIVGSIGAVVLTWSLSRYLLEIAWYPALAQNLGGVMGTAIAVGAVGVLSSLDVLRRRPLATLRAE, encoded by the coding sequence ATGCGCACGCACTTCCAGACATCGATTCGCTTTGTGCTTGGGATGATATTTCGAGAGATCCGTGCATCTTGGGTGCGATTGGCATTCTTTTTCGTTTGTGTGGCAGTTGGCGTCGGAGCGATAGTCGGTGTCCGGTCAATCATTCAGAGCGCACGAGCCACGTTGTTACATGAGTCACGTACGCTGCTTGCAGCTGATGTGCTTGTGCAGAGTCGTGAGCCTTGGACAACGGCGGGACGTAATCTTGTTGAGGCTCAACTCAACACCGTACCCGTGCTGGAGCGCATTGAGTCAATTGAGACTACGACGATGGTGCGTCCAGCCGACCCGGCTAAAGCCGTGGCGAAAATGGTTGAGCTTCGTGGAGTCGAACCTGGCTTCCCATTTTACGGTGAGCTGCAGTTGGTTGGTGGCGTCAAGTTCGTGCCCGAGATGCTCAATAACTACGGGGCACTGGTGCGGCCGGAGCTCCTCGCACAGCTAGACATTGAGGTCGGCGATCAGGTCATCATCGGGAACGACCTCTACGAGATTCGTGGGGTCGTTCTTGCGGAACCAGGTCATCAACTGAGTGCTTTCAGTTTTGGGCCCAGAGTGCTGATTGACCACGACGCCCTCGCGCAGAGTGGTTTACTTGGTTTTGGTAGTCGGGCTCGTTACCAAACCCTTATTCGTATCGATGAAGTGTACATCGACCCACTTGTTGAACAGCTGCGGAACGATTTCGAGGGGACTTACCTCAGAGCGTGGTCGTATCGCAGCACCGAGAACCGTCTTTCTCGTAATTTCAAACGGGCTGAGGATTATCTGAGCTTGATTGGCTTCGTAATCGTTATTCTCGGCGGTATCGGAGTGTGGAGTGTCACGCAGGTCTTTATCCAGCAGAAGCTTCGTAGTATCGCAATCCTGAAGTGCCTTGGGGCGAACACATTGCAGCTGCTCTGCGTCTATATGCTGCAGGTGATCATTCTCGCTTTTGGAGGCAGCCTACTAGGTGTAGGGATTGCCAGGGTGATGCTTATGGCAATGCCGACCAACATTGTTGCCGAGTATGGTGACATTACTTATGGGTTAACTGGTTCGGCGATTGTCCAGGGTATTGGCATAGGGCTACTAGTGTCATTCTTATTTGCCCTGTTACCACTTCTTGATGTCAGACACGTGCGACCGTTACTGTTACTCCGAGAGACGGGCGCCAGACTTACCAAAAGAATTGACTGGTTACGCGTAGTCGCGGGCGGCTTGATTATGGTGGCTCTTGTGATAGTGGCTAGCTGGCAAGCTGATTCGTGGCGGGTTGGTGCTTACGTTAGCGGGGGTTTTGCCAGCGTCACGGTCGCGCTTCATTTTGCCGCCGCTGGGTTGGTGCGTGTGGTTACTCCGCTGAGCCGTGCTACTTGGTTTCCACTTCGGCATGCTGTTATTAGTCTTCGGAGACCAGGCAATCAAACCAGGACGATTCTCCTTGCTGTAGGCCTCGGTAGTTTCTTTCTGATTGGCATCAGGGCACTTCAGGTGAATTTACTGAGGGAATTCGCTGTGGAGATGCGTGAGGATGTACCAGATATGTTTCTGCTCGACATCCAACAGGATCAGGCCGATGGGGTACGAGAGTTCCTAGAGACGAGGTCGTCAGGTGAGACGGCGGCGTTATTGCCAGTGTTACGGGGTCGGATGACCGGCGCTGAAAGTTCGGCGCTCAACCTGGGCGGTGCTGAGGATGTTCGGGGTCGAGGTCCTTTGGGTCGTGAGTACGTCGTTACGTACCGTGATGGACTCGAGGAGAACGAGCGATATCTCGATGGTGGCCCGTGGAGTGATGATTTATCAATCACCGAGGTGTCGATCGAGGAGAGCATTCGGGAACGCTTTGATATTGACGTTGGCGATACGATAAGTTTCGAGGTGCTCGGGCGGGTCGTGCGGGCTAGGGTGGCTAGCGTACGCGAGGTGCAGTGGAGCGACACGCGCCGTGGCGGCTTTATGTTCGTGTTTCGTCCTGATGCCTTTGTAACGGCACCACATTACTATATTGCCATGGTTAGAGGGCCAGATGGCGCAGACGACCGAGGTCGTCTGCAGCGCGATCTCGTTGGACGCTACTCGAACATTTCGATTATTGATGTTCGTGATGTGATGGCCTCAGCCAAGGAGATCATTGGTGGCGTTACGCTGGCGATTTCGGTCATAGGTGCGATCACGGTATTTATGGGAGGCTTGATTTTAGTCGGTTCGGTTGCGATGACTAAGTTTCAACGGTTGTACGAAGCCGCGATCTTTAAAACGCTCGGCGCTAATAGTCGTACGATTGCAATGATGCTAGTGATCGAATATGGAGGGTTGGGAATCTTGGCTGGTATCGTGGGTTCAATCGGGGCGGTGGTGCTAACCTGGTCGCTCAGCCGCTACCTACTCGAGATAGCGTGGTATCCAGCTCTTGCTCAGAACTTAGGTGGCGTCATGGGAACAGCGATCGCTGTTGGTGCGGTCGGTGTCCTTTCAAGTCTTGATGTGCTACGTCGTCGACCGTTAGCGACGTTGCGTGCTGAGTAA
- a CDS encoding DUF2784 domain-containing protein yields the protein MAGWYGLGADLVVLVHTGFVFFVVLGGVLVFRWPRVAWAHWPSVLWAVGIEWRGAVCPLTPLENWLLRQAGGAGYTGDFIQHYFLPMLYPVGLTREIQMILGAAALGLNVGVYTCLWHFRRSQNVG from the coding sequence GTGGCAGGCTGGTATGGACTAGGTGCGGATCTTGTGGTCCTTGTACACACGGGCTTTGTATTCTTTGTGGTGCTTGGAGGCGTGCTTGTCTTTAGGTGGCCCCGTGTGGCGTGGGCGCACTGGCCGAGTGTCCTTTGGGCTGTTGGGATTGAGTGGCGGGGTGCAGTTTGCCCGTTAACTCCACTAGAGAACTGGCTTCTGAGACAGGCTGGTGGTGCTGGTTATACTGGAGACTTCATTCAGCACTACTTTCTTCCGATGCTCTATCCGGTCGGTCTTACGCGAGAGATTCAGATGATTTTGGGTGCGGCTGCCTTGGGCCTGAACGTTGGGGTCTACACGTGTCTGTGGCACTTTCGGCGATCGCAAAATGTAGGATAA
- a CDS encoding sodium:solute symporter family protein encodes MNLHLPILLVYASGLVVAGLWYSRRVRSTRDFFVAGRKLGAGLLFSTMLAANIGAGSTVGATGLGYTSGLSAWWWVGSAGFGSIVLALWIGPRIRAVAARHDLRTVGDFLEYRYGHSVRALITVLLWFGTIAILAGQLIALAWVLNAAIGLPKSAGCLLSGIVMTIYFSAGGIASSARVNLIQLIVLLLGFALALPLSVDSVGGWDVVISVADRDYGNFSNGPNSGWILIPMLVPAFIVSPGLLQKVYSATDDRAVRVGVGANAVALLLFAAIPPILGLVALSAHPGLENPDLALPTLLMESVPPVVGSLGLVALFSAEVSSADAILFMLATSLSQDLYRRYLSPRADDVTVLRVARLAAAGGGALGVALSVVAESVIDVMTIFYTLLSVSLFVPIIAGLYLRWTRTPEILAAIITGVTAVLVTHLAATVQIVTPAMVGLIVSVTTAGLVGAARISMRPEGRER; translated from the coding sequence GTGAATCTCCACCTTCCGATCCTACTCGTGTACGCTTCCGGCCTCGTCGTCGCGGGACTCTGGTATTCCCGCAGGGTCAGAAGCACCCGTGACTTTTTTGTTGCTGGGCGAAAACTTGGTGCAGGCCTTCTCTTCTCAACAATGCTAGCTGCGAATATCGGTGCTGGTTCTACTGTTGGTGCGACAGGTCTTGGTTACACTTCAGGCTTGAGTGCCTGGTGGTGGGTAGGGTCAGCCGGGTTCGGCTCCATTGTGCTCGCCCTCTGGATAGGACCTAGAATTCGCGCGGTTGCGGCACGCCACGATCTGCGGACGGTCGGTGATTTTTTAGAGTACCGATATGGGCACAGCGTACGTGCGCTGATCACTGTACTACTGTGGTTCGGCACGATTGCCATCCTAGCTGGCCAGCTCATTGCACTGGCATGGGTACTAAACGCGGCAATCGGCCTACCGAAATCCGCGGGCTGTCTTCTTAGCGGGATCGTCATGACAATCTACTTTTCCGCAGGCGGTATTGCTTCCTCGGCCCGCGTTAACCTAATTCAGTTAATCGTCCTGCTACTTGGCTTCGCTTTGGCCCTGCCACTATCCGTGGATTCGGTCGGCGGGTGGGACGTAGTCATTAGCGTTGCCGATCGCGACTACGGGAACTTCTCAAACGGCCCCAACAGCGGCTGGATATTGATTCCGATGCTAGTGCCTGCCTTCATCGTATCTCCAGGCTTACTACAGAAGGTTTACAGCGCTACCGATGATCGCGCGGTGCGAGTTGGGGTGGGTGCAAACGCCGTTGCTCTACTACTATTCGCGGCCATTCCACCAATACTTGGCCTAGTGGCGCTTTCAGCACATCCCGGGCTCGAAAATCCAGACCTCGCGCTTCCAACTCTCCTCATGGAATCGGTACCGCCGGTCGTGGGCAGCCTCGGACTTGTCGCGCTGTTTTCGGCCGAGGTAAGTTCGGCAGATGCCATTCTCTTCATGCTGGCCACCTCACTCAGCCAGGACCTCTATCGTCGTTACCTATCACCAAGAGCCGATGATGTGACGGTTCTACGCGTTGCTAGACTCGCAGCTGCCGGAGGTGGTGCGTTGGGTGTTGCGTTAAGCGTGGTAGCCGAATCGGTCATCGATGTGATGACCATCTTTTACACACTACTGAGTGTCAGTCTATTCGTCCCAATCATAGCTGGACTCTATTTGCGCTGGACAAGAACGCCTGAGATCCTGGCGGCTATCATAACTGGTGTAACTGCAG
- a CDS encoding acetylornithine deacetylase/succinyl-diaminopimelate desuccinylase family protein yields MVQSTELVLREVDAAADEIVDFAAELIRIPTVNPPGEFYPDCAQAIGAQLQAFDFDVEYLAAVSRPEHTKAHPRINVLGRRPGRAARPLLHLNGHFDVVPAGEGWTVDPFKGLVRDGCLYGRGSADMKAGLAAAIYAVEAVRRAGVGLQGTVEVSGTVDEESGGLAGVAWLAEQGKLDASLTDFVIIPEPFGVDRICLGHRGVYWFDVVTHGRTAHGSMPFLGESAIVSMGRVLDAIRDELAPTLARRVTAMPVVPEGARRPTININGVSGGQVGTRQPTPCVADRCTATFDRRFLPEENIKDVREEVIALLERVAVNEPGLRYELSDRLIVEPVQTSKDSPLVTALQTSVDKVNGRSATLVASPGTYDHKHVARLARVEQCVAYGPGNLEIAHQPDEWCAIDDLVQTTKVIALTIVRLIG; encoded by the coding sequence ATGGTTCAGTCAACAGAACTCGTGCTCAGGGAAGTTGATGCGGCAGCTGATGAGATCGTCGATTTTGCTGCCGAGTTAATCCGTATTCCGACCGTGAATCCGCCTGGGGAGTTCTATCCTGACTGCGCACAAGCGATAGGGGCGCAGCTCCAGGCTTTCGATTTTGACGTGGAGTACCTGGCTGCGGTGAGTCGCCCGGAACACACGAAAGCCCATCCGAGGATCAACGTGCTTGGCCGCCGTCCCGGACGGGCTGCAAGACCACTGTTGCATTTGAATGGTCATTTCGATGTAGTGCCAGCTGGCGAAGGTTGGACCGTCGATCCCTTTAAGGGTCTTGTCCGCGATGGGTGTCTGTACGGCCGGGGTAGTGCTGACATGAAAGCGGGTTTAGCTGCTGCGATTTACGCAGTAGAAGCCGTGCGGCGTGCTGGGGTGGGTCTGCAGGGTACTGTTGAGGTGAGCGGCACTGTTGATGAAGAGAGCGGGGGGCTAGCTGGTGTGGCGTGGTTGGCTGAACAGGGAAAGCTCGACGCGTCCCTAACCGACTTCGTAATTATTCCCGAACCGTTCGGCGTAGATCGGATATGCCTTGGCCACCGTGGGGTGTATTGGTTCGACGTTGTTACGCATGGCCGTACTGCCCACGGCAGCATGCCGTTTCTCGGTGAGAGTGCAATCGTGTCGATGGGTCGTGTTCTGGATGCTATACGCGACGAACTCGCACCGACGCTAGCACGGCGTGTGACCGCCATGCCTGTTGTCCCAGAGGGTGCTCGTCGGCCTACGATCAATATTAATGGGGTGAGTGGTGGTCAGGTCGGTACTCGGCAACCTACGCCATGTGTTGCTGACCGGTGTACGGCAACGTTCGATCGCCGGTTCCTGCCTGAGGAGAATATCAAGGATGTGCGCGAAGAGGTGATTGCCCTATTGGAACGGGTCGCGGTTAATGAGCCTGGTCTTAGATATGAACTATCGGATCGACTTATCGTTGAACCCGTTCAGACTTCGAAGGACTCACCGCTCGTAACCGCCCTTCAGACATCGGTGGATAAGGTAAACGGTCGGTCGGCCACACTTGTCGCTAGTCCGGGGACTTATGATCACAAGCACGTGGCGCGGCTGGCCAGAGTTGAGCAGTGTGTAGCATACGGACCAGGAAATCTTGAAATTGCCCACCAGCCAGATGAGTGGTGTGCAATTGACGATTTAGTGCAGACCACTAAGGTGATTGCGCTCACGATCGTTCGCTTGATCGGTTGA
- a CDS encoding arylesterase: protein MGRPSVDVQEHPHSANRMYIQMRLSAGVRIARLLVLPVVLSAIACVADGVPRGSEPANHEVAPSVESPLGTAPDRGRPRIMVLGDSLTAGLGLAADQTFPAHLQTMLAVAGQPHEIVNAGVSGDTTAGGLRRLEWSLAGNIHVLIVALGANDGIRGLPVDAMKANLGEIIRSAQSRGALVLLTGMEAPPNMGLAYTEEFRRAFSELAEEHDVAFVPFLLDGVAGRVELNQGDGIHPNPEGAAKIADLLWPTLVSLLDNSAVQ, encoded by the coding sequence ATGGGGCGTCCGTCGGTGGACGTTCAGGAACATCCACACTCGGCCAATCGTATGTACATTCAGATGCGCCTCAGTGCTGGTGTGCGCATAGCGCGTTTACTCGTCCTGCCAGTCGTGCTATCCGCAATAGCCTGTGTTGCTGACGGGGTGCCGCGTGGTTCGGAGCCAGCTAACCACGAGGTTGCACCTTCAGTGGAATCACCGCTCGGGACGGCACCAGATAGAGGCCGTCCACGCATTATGGTGCTCGGCGACAGCCTAACAGCTGGTTTGGGATTAGCTGCCGACCAAACGTTTCCAGCACATTTGCAGACGATGTTAGCGGTGGCAGGCCAGCCGCATGAGATTGTCAATGCCGGAGTCTCTGGCGATACAACAGCTGGGGGTCTTCGGCGGCTAGAGTGGTCTCTTGCTGGAAACATCCACGTGCTGATCGTGGCGCTTGGAGCGAATGATGGGATAAGAGGATTGCCTGTGGATGCCATGAAAGCTAATTTGGGTGAGATTATTCGTAGTGCTCAATCTCGTGGTGCGTTGGTGCTTTTGACCGGCATGGAGGCACCGCCCAACATGGGCTTGGCCTACACTGAAGAATTCCGAAGAGCGTTTAGCGAGTTGGCCGAGGAGCACGATGTGGCCTTCGTACCTTTTCTGCTAGATGGTGTGGCTGGTCGGGTCGAACTAAACCAGGGTGACGGAATACATCCCAACCCTGAAGGTGCTGCGAAGATTGCCGACCTGTTGTGGCCAACCCTGGTATCGCTATTGGATAACAGTGCAGTCCAATGA
- a CDS encoding P1 family peptidase, whose translation MTQLKRASIPFVLAAFLAVPITMVGTQPESVGFGLTIVEGVRVGHHTLVERPTGCTVVLTEAGAVTGVDVRGGAPGTREVALLDPVNTIQKVHGIVLSGGSAFGLDTATGVVRYLEERGIGFQTRTAHIPIVPAAILMDLGFGSPPEIRPTAECGYRAAMAASSGVIEEGNVGAGAGATIGKFRGPERAMKAGIGTASIKLQSGLTVAALVAVNAVGDIINPATGRVIAGVRTENGLELADARVLLRTGEVTDASTGENTTIGIVATNAILTKSQATKMAQMAHDGYARAIVPVHTPFDGDTIFAMATGTFDSTISLTTIGALAADVMAKAIVRAATQATGVAGYPAARDLDSTH comes from the coding sequence ATGACACAGCTAAAGCGAGCCAGTATTCCGTTTGTTCTTGCAGCCTTTCTTGCTGTGCCAATTACGATGGTTGGCACACAGCCTGAATCCGTCGGGTTTGGTTTGACAATAGTAGAAGGGGTGCGCGTCGGTCACCACACACTGGTCGAACGTCCAACCGGGTGTACGGTCGTATTGACCGAAGCCGGCGCCGTTACAGGTGTAGATGTAAGAGGAGGAGCACCCGGCACCCGGGAGGTTGCTCTCCTTGACCCAGTCAATACGATACAGAAAGTGCACGGGATCGTACTCTCCGGGGGTAGTGCCTTCGGTCTCGATACTGCCACAGGGGTCGTACGGTACCTTGAAGAACGCGGCATCGGCTTCCAAACCCGTACCGCACATATACCAATTGTGCCGGCCGCGATCCTGATGGATCTCGGATTTGGAAGCCCGCCAGAAATTCGGCCAACAGCGGAATGTGGTTATCGCGCTGCGATGGCGGCGAGCTCAGGTGTGATCGAAGAAGGAAACGTGGGTGCTGGTGCTGGCGCGACCATCGGTAAATTCCGAGGGCCTGAACGTGCGATGAAAGCTGGTATCGGTACTGCCTCGATCAAACTGCAAAGCGGCCTCACGGTGGCAGCGTTAGTCGCGGTCAATGCCGTAGGCGACATCATCAATCCGGCAACGGGTCGAGTGATCGCGGGCGTTCGAACCGAAAATGGACTGGAACTCGCCGACGCCAGGGTACTGCTTCGAACTGGTGAGGTAACCGACGCTTCTACCGGCGAGAATACGACTATCGGTATCGTCGCAACCAATGCCATCCTCACCAAATCGCAAGCTACGAAAATGGCGCAGATGGCCCACGACGGTTACGCCAGAGCAATCGTGCCGGTGCACACGCCGTTTGATGGCGACACGATCTTCGCAATGGCGACTGGCACCTTCGACAGCACGATCAGTCTAACAACTATCGGTGCTCTAGCTGCGGACGTCATGGCAAAGGCGATTGTTCGTGCAGCTACGCAGGCAACCGGCGTAGCAGGATATCCGGCCGCTCGTGATCTCGACAGTACGCACTAG